A segment of the Triticum urartu cultivar G1812 chromosome 1, Tu2.1, whole genome shotgun sequence genome:
CCCTGATCGCCATTGCTTCCCCTATGTTTGGGAATACTTGGGCCGAAGCACCGAACCCACAAACAAATCGGCAGACCTTGCCAAAGAGCAGGGCTGCCGGGAGCTATGAATATTCTGGCCTGGAACTGTTGAGGGTTGGGGTTGGACTCGACAATGGGCAAACTGAGGGACCTGGTACAATCTATCAACCCAGCGGTGGTTTTCCTGtcagaaacaaaaaagaaaaaaaaagatcCAATGAATAAAATTAAGTAGAGCCTTGGGTTTCGTCATGGCGTGGCAGTAAATTGTGAAGGGAGAAGTGGCGGGCTTGCGCTTCGGTGGAGAGATGATGTTGATGTGTCGGTCCGACCATGGTGTCAGTATTTTATACACGCGGCCATTTCTTTTGAAGGGCGCACCTTTAGATTCACTGGAATCTATGGGAAGCCACGAACGGAGTTGCGGCAAGACTTGGGATGTGCTGAAGTATCTTAAGGCCCAGGATAATCTACCTTGGATATGCGCGGGGGATTTTAATGAAGCACTTTATCAGTCCGAACAGCTAGGTGGTAATGACAGGAGTATTAGCCAGATGGAGCAATTTCGTGAGTGCCTGGACATGTGCGCACTGGCGGACATTAGGTATACAGGGATAATAAGCGTGACCCTCCTGATAATATACAAGTACCATTGGATAGAGCTACTTGCACTAGCGAGTTCATGCAATTATATTCTGGAACAGCAGTGGAGCACATATTGACGGAAGAATCCGACCATATGGCACTGGCCATTCGTGTCCGAGAGAATTTTGCAAATAAGCCAAATGTTGTGCGCTGTTTCAGGTTTGAAGAGATATGGACGAGGCATGAGTCATACGATGACATGGTTCAGAAAGCATGGGAGCTAGATGTTGCTGGCAAGGATCACGAGGCGCATGCATGCCTGGGCCAGGAAGGAGTTTGGATCCATGCGTCTTCAGGTTAGACAGTTAAAGGGCGAATTGCAGAAAGCAAAGGAACAGGTAATGTCATTGTCACGCATGCAGAgaatttttttttttttgaaagatccaGCATTTGCTGGCTTCATTAGATTGAGCAGAATAGAATGGGTTACAAATTGTGATCAAGCGATCATGAATATGAAAGAAGAGAGGACAGCACACTCCATCTTGCAACTATCTCGCTATTATATCCCCGAAAGGGGTCTCAATATCTTTTGCCCCCGCGAGTCGCCATTGCTCCATTGTGCGTCGTACGGCCGCGAGGATGTCATTTGGGCAGGCTGTCTTCTCCCTGAAAGTACAGTTGTTTCTCTCATTCCACAGCTCCCAGGTTAGTGCCATAATCATTGTTTTGACCCCTTTCTTTTCCTCCTTTTTTGCCTTGGAGACGATGTTGGATACTGCCGCTGTGGTGCTGTCCTGCTGCTGATCTGTTGGTCGAAGTGAGGAGCAGTGTCTCCAGTTTGCAGCCCCCGTCCAGACTGCACGCGACACCGAACAGTTCCAGAACAAGTGGGTTGAAGATTCCAGGTTTCTAAGGCACAGTTGGCAGAAATAGGAGTTTGGCCATTGCCTCCTCTGCAGCCGATCGTTACACCAAAGCCTGTCAAGATGGAGCAGCCACGCAAAAAACTTAATTTTCCCGGGGGCCCAAACTTTCCAGACCAAGCTGTTCATATCCGTGGATGGGGTGGGGGTGTTTTGAAACTGCAGTTTGTATGCCGATTTTGCAGTGTAGACTCCGTTGCTGCTAGCATTCCAAACAATCGTGTCCTCAGCTTGGTCCTGCCGTAATTGGCCATGGTCTCTGATCCTTTGCGCCATCCTGACAAAATCAGTGATAGTAGCTTCCCAGTCCCCGCTCTCAAGATCCTTAATCCATTGGTGGTCAAGGAGTGCCGCAGCAACCGACCGTGATTTTCTCTTTGATTGCTTGTATAGCCGAGGGAAGGAGGTGCACAACGGCTCATCCCCCGGCCAGCAGCAGGTCCAGAACCTTGCTTTCTTGCCATCTCCAATGTTGACCCTCGTAGCCTTAGCAAATAAATCCTTGTCTCCTTGGTCGCATGGCGTGGGGAAACAAGTCCAGGGGCTGTTTGGCTGAACCCAGGCTAGCCATAGCCAGCTATGACGGAGGGCTCTACTCATGCTCTGCAGGTCTGGAATTCCTGCGCCTCCCTTCTCCGTTGGAGTGCAAACTATTTTCCAATTAACCTTGCAAGCTGCACCTGTCGCCTCACTCTCTTGTGCCCACAGAAATTTTCGTCTCGCCTTGTCAATCTCTTTTGACAGTTTCTTTGGCGGCCGTAGCGCTGTTACTGCAAATGTTGGCATTGCGGAGAGCACGCTACAGACTAAAACTCGTCTACCGGCAATGTTCATAAGCTTTCCTTTCCATCCAGCAAGTCTAGCCCTAATCCTATCTAAAATGAACTGAAGATGCACTAGTCTAATTCTACGTGAAGAGATGGGCAGACCCAGATAAGTCATCGGGAAGTCTACAATTTTTCCCCTAAAATCCTGCAGCACCTCCGAGAGGTTTAAACCTTCACACCTAATTGGGGCTACTGACGATTTCTCCTGGTTCAGTCTAAGGCCTGTTGCGTCGCCAAAAAGGTGTAGAATTTGAAGCAAGGTTTGCACCTCCTTTCTGGTCGGGTTTGCGAAGATCACGGCGTCGTCGGCGTAGAGACTAACTCTCATACTCATCCCCCTCCCTGGGAGAGGTTCTAAGATACCCTGAGCAGTCGCAGCGGCGAGGAGACGGTGCAGTGGGTCAATTGCGATGATAAAAAGCAGCGGTGAGAGCGGGTCCCCCTGCCGAAGACCTTTCTTGTGCAGGATCGGGAGGCCAGCATCTCCATTTAGCAGACAGGAAGATGTTGCCGTGGACAGCAAGATCGCTACCCAATCTCTCCATTTAGAGCTGAAACCTAATCTTTGCAGCACCTCCAAAAGGTAGTCCCAAGATATGCTGTCAAAAGCTTTTTGTATATCAAGTTTAAAGAGCAGGGCTGGCTTCTTTTTCCTCTGCAATGATCTCACAGTTCCTTGGACGTACAGGTAGCTGTCGTGGATGCACTTGCCCTTTCGGAAAGCCGATTGAGCTGATGAGATGATGTCTGGGATAGCCCTAGCTAATCTCATTGACAAGACCTTTGCAACCAGCTTAGCAACCGAGCTGATTAGGCTAATTGGTCTGAAGTGCTTGACTTCAGAGGCTTCTTCTTTTTTGGGGATAAGGGTTATGAATGCCTTGTTGATCTCCTCGAAGTTTTCCCCCGCAAGGTGGTAGAATTTGTTGAAAACAGCCATCACGTCGCCCTTGACCGTATCCCAGCTAGCTCTAAAAATTTTGCCAGTAAAACCGTCCGGCCCTAGCGCTTTTTCCGCCGGAGAGGCCACAACCGCTTTCCAAACTTCATCTTCAGAGAAAGGATTATCCAGGCCTCCAACCTCAATTCTTGGCATTTGCAATGCAGTCCAGTTGATTGAGTGTTGTCGTTGCTCTCTCGATCCCAGGAGGGCCGTGAATTGCTTCCTAATTTCCTCTGCTTTATCCTCATGTTCTGTCAGCACCCTTCCCTCCTGAGATGTGATTGAGTGTATGTAGTTCCTCCTTTTTCTGGCATTGTATTTGGCATGAAAAAACTTTGTGCTCGCGTTGCCTGCTCGCAGCCAGGTTACTCTAGAGGCTTGTCTCTTCCTCGCTCTCTCAATCGCGGCCAGTCCCAAAATTCTGTTCTTGAGATTTTTCCTTAGGGAGAATTCAGCTGTTGATAACTGTCGCTTCTCCTGGGCAATATCCAATCTCAGGATCACCTCGTGTGCTATGTGGAGTTGTAGCTTTGTCTTGCCGAACAGCGATCTGCTCCAAATTTTTAGGTCCTTTGCTGTTCTTTGCATTTTTATCTTGAGCCTAATGAACGGGCAGGAATGATTTACCGGCCTGTTCCAGGCGTGTTGCACCGTCTCTTTATAGTGTTGAAACTGGGGCCAAAAATTTTCAAACTTGAACCTCGCTGGTCTCGACGGGGTTGCAGCGTGGGAGAGCAACAGAGGGCAGTGATCTGAGAATGATGTGGCTGCAGCACCTAAGAAGAAACCATCATGAGATGTTTCCCACTCTATGTTGCAAAAGAACTTGTCGATGCTACTGAACACTGGGTTCTCTCTTTCATTGCTCCAAGTAAATCTTCCGTTGCTGTACTTAATCTCCTTTAACCCTGCAAAATCCAGGGCTTTTCTGAATCTTCCCATGATCCTTCTTCTCAGATTAAGGTTACTCTTGTCTCTTGCTTCGTAAATCATGTTGAAATCTCCTGTGATCAGCCACGGCTCGCCTAGGGGTGGGGCCGAGGCAGCAAGCTCTTGCAGGAAATCGTCCTTGAGAGTGTCATCGTTTGGTCCATACACAGTTGTCAACCAGAACTGCTCGCCTCTTCCCAGTTCAGAAACCTTGGCCGTGATCGAGAATCTGCCGATGGCATGGGAGGAGATCGAAACAATGTCCTTGTTCCAGAAAATGGCGGCGCCTCCTCTCGTCCCAATTGCCGGGAGCACTACACATCCCTGAAGGGATGCACCACCAACCTCCTTTGCGATCTGGGTAGTCCATTGTTCTATCTTTGTCTCTTGCAGGGTGAGAATTGCTGCTCAGTGTGCAACGGCTACCTCACTGATCGCCGTACGTCTAGCCGGAGCGTTGAGGCCTCTGACATTCCAGGACAGAATATTGCAGCAATGGCTACTCATGGAAACACCAAGCAAATCTCCGTCGACTAACATTTCTATTAAGATGGAAACAGTACACCAACAAGCTCTCCTGGGGGCGACGATGGCCACCAATAAACCCAAAACCCCACCGTCGTCTAGCCGTCCTCAGAACCTTAGCACTACACATGAAAATGCAACCTAACTCTAACTGGCTTAGGGCCAGCCGTCGACGAAGACTACAGATAGGAGCTAACATAATAAAACTACTCTGCCCGAGGGCAGCGCCTTCAGGGCCGGCCATGGCCGCTGCAACCTTCAGGGCCTCGACGTCGAGGCTGGTGAGAGAAGAGATTATGCAGCAACAACGCTCTAGAGTGGATTGGTTAAAGTTTGGCGATCAGAACACGCAATATTTCCAGAATAAGGCCTCCCACAGAAGAAGGAAAAATACAGCGAAATATACCGTAAAATGCCGTATATAGGGGACCCGGCTACACTGAAGTTTGGCAATAAAGGGAAATTCTATTCGCGTACTGACTCGAACACCCGGAGTCTAATTTAGATTCGGTACAATAGATTGGGTTACATGGTCGACTCGGACTCCAGTAAACCTAGGTTTCTTCTATATAAAAGTCTACCGTCCGTAGATCAGTCACGGAGTGAAATAAGCGAGCAGTGGCAGAACAATTGAGCGCGTCCACCGACGACGAGAGAGCGCACGTACCGGCCGGAGTCTGAATTCAATTTCAAGGACGATCGACCAGCTAGCAATGGCGCTACCCCACGGCGCCCTCAACTCCTTGCCACTGCTCGTCTTCGAACACCAGCCCGCACGGAACGAGACGACGGCGGCCACCGGAGGCGATGATGAAGATATCCCCGAGATGCTCATGTTTAGCATATCGGAAGAGAGAACATGCACGGAGCCGACACCCGCCATGCTATCCCCGCAGGACAACCAGATATGCTTCGCCACCCCGCAGGGCTGGATCTTCATCCTCCACGGGGCCGCCCCATGGGAGACCTGGCTGTGGCATCCGGTCACCGGAGAGACCATACCCCTCCCGCCCATACGAGACGACCACTACGTCCCCACCAACTGCGCCTGCTACCTCACCCACAGCTCCACGGCGCATCCTGACTGCGCCGTCGTGCTGCTCGACGTCGCCGACCCTGACATGTGGTTCTGCCGAATCAACGGAGGAAACAGTAGGGAATGGGCGCAGCACACGTATGACGTCGGCGAGTACACTCTCCCAGAGGGCGATGGCGACGTCGACGATGAGGGCGACTGCACTTCCTCTCCCCCGACCAAGAGAGTCATAGCTGGCCTCGCCGCCGCCCTGGGAGGGAAGCTGCATTTCATCTTCTCGGAATCAAACCAATACAAGATGGGCGTCGTTCACCTCAACTTCGGTACTCCTGCCCCTACGGCCGAGCTTCACACGCTGGAGGACGTGGACGCCGCGATCACTCTGCCGGAGGGCATGTGCAGTGGCGTGACCTGGCTGCTGGAGTCACAGGGGGAGCTTTTCCAGGTCTGCGTTTGCTTCCGGGGATTTGACCCCAACGACATCGGCGCCGTCCTTGTCCTCAAGATGGATTTCGACCATGGCCGCCGCTGGCGCAGGGTGCATGACATTGGAGACAGGGTCTTCATGTTGGCTCACGGAGGCAGTGCGGTTTCTTGCCCGGCGAGCGCGTGCAACCTGCAAAGGAACCGCGTCTACTTCATGAAGAACTTCCTCGAAGATGATGGGGATCTGTGCATCTACGACCTGGTGGAAGAAGTCCTTGAGATTCTTGTGGTTCATGAAAGGGACTTGACTCTTGCACGCACCAAACCTTATTGGATTGTACCGCCTACTGCCTAGTGCACACATCCCATACGAATGTAACTAGTTTTTTTTAACCCTCAAAGTTACATCATGTAGTACAAAAGGGCAACAGGAATGACGGTGGATCAATATCCCAACTTTAAATCTAAAAGATCATAAGATTTTTTTTGCCAATTGATGGACAACAATATTCACTTCTCATGGGCAGTGTGTAAATGAAATTCTTTCTATCATCGATGCAAGTGCAAAACACTCCGCTAACGTTCAATATAGGGGCTGAAGATGTCAGCTTCGCCAATACATGCGTTGATTCCAACGAATCATATTCGATAGTGACCTCCATGCACCATAAACTCACGAAtgtaaggctggtcatagtggggagtaacttatactagtgtcatgcatatgacactagtctaagttactaccttcatagtgcaaatTATCTTAGTAGTAGTGTCATAGATTGTTTCATTTATTGCCTTATAAACTCATTTTACCTcgggaagcgctatgttacagtaacatattatgttactccaaacacctctctcctcattaaatacttgccacataagcaaaattgtcttgGGGTGTGttaagttactactccctccgtcacgGTTTAGAAGACGCGCTTGGAAATTCTCTGGAACCTCGGTGGTTATCTATTGGTTATGAGATGAGCTAGAAAATAGCATTCATACTATGCATGCATATAAAAAAAGTATATAGGAGTACTAATTAGCTACTAGACATAAATGCAATGCGCCCTAAACCTTGTCTATTGTGGAAACGCACGCAAATTTAACTGTGCCTTCtaaactgtgacggaggaagtacctaagttacccccactatggctagcctaaCTAGTACTAGTAGGAAAGTTAATGTTTCGCCAATACTTCCtatgtcccataatataagatgttattaCTAGTAATTTTGATTGTCCTAGGGCACTTATGATTTGTTCCTCCCGTTAATGTTTTTATAGCTGAATGTGTTTTTTTGTATTAACAAAGTCCTTGCAAAAAATAAATAAGTTACTAAAGCAAGATTTATGTTCATTTGATCCACTAGTTATTTTTTTACACTTGATTGTGTTCAATTGTTTGACATATAGTTGTATTTTTGGCTTATTAATGTAAGAAAAATGGGCTCTAGCATGGTGGTGCTGGTACCCTTCAGCCCACGACTCAAGTGAATAGGTGAATAGGGTTTCCTTGCCTTTTATTGGCGCCCCCGCTAGTCTACCTTGTTGCATGTGGCCCTAGAACCATGGGGACGCAATGGATCCTGGCCCTTTGTCGGTGGGTGGGGTCTATTTTTAGGTGTTTTTTTAGTTAGGTTAAGGTTTGTGTCATGCTCAAATAGACGGGGCGGTGGCGGCTTCGTGGAGATGAAATAAGGTCCTCC
Coding sequences within it:
- the LOC125532678 gene encoding uncharacterized protein LOC125532678, which translates into the protein MALPHGALNSLPLLVFEHQPARNETTAATGGDDEDIPEMLMFSISEERTCTEPTPAMLSPQDNQICFATPQGWIFILHGAAPWETWLWHPVTGETIPLPPIRDDHYVPTNCACYLTHSSTAHPDCAVVLLDVADPDMWFCRINGGNSREWAQHTYDVGEYTLPEGDGDVDDEGDCTSSPPTKRVIAGLAAALGGKLHFIFSESNQYKMGVVHLNFGTPAPTAELHTLEDVDAAITLPEGMCSGVTWLLESQGELFQVCVCFRGFDPNDIGAVLVLKMDFDHGRRWRRVHDIGDRVFMLAHGGSAVSCPASACNLQRNRVYFMKNFLEDDGDLCIYDLVEEVLEILVVHERDLTLARTKPYWIVPPTA